The genomic segment CTGGGCCGCGCAACCGCACCAGACGATGGAACTCGGCTACTGGCTCGCGGAGCCGTTCTGGGGCCAGGGACTGATCACCGAGGCGTGCCACGCGGTTCTGGCCTTCTCGTTCGCGGAGTACGGGCCGGAGCGGATGCAGGCCCGCGTGATCGAAGGCAACCACGCCAGCGCGCGGGTGCTCGCGAAACTCGGTTTCCGAGACGAAGGCACGCTCCGCCGATCGCTGTTTCGGCGGGGGAAATTCGATAACGTGCGGATGTTTTCGCTGCTCCGCGATGAGTGGGCGGCCGCAACGGCGCCCGCCGGGAAGGAAGCACGCCCCGAAAAGCGCGGGCGGTGAACGTACTTTTCGTTTCCCCGTATCGCTCGAAGCATCGGCAGTCGCAGAAATTACCCGTTGAC from the Frigoriglobus tundricola genome contains:
- a CDS encoding GNAT family N-acetyltransferase, whose translation is MMPHDWRPPTLTTPRLTLRPFTTADAAPLFEHARNPNVTRFTLWDAHQCIEETLAFVHDYALLRYREGTAEPYAITVTPDPRPIGACGCFWAAQPHQTMELGYWLAEPFWGQGLITEACHAVLAFSFAEYGPERMQARVIEGNHASARVLAKLGFRDEGTLRRSLFRRGKFDNVRMFSLLRDEWAAATAPAGKEARPEKRGR